From Caulobacter segnis, a single genomic window includes:
- a CDS encoding LysR family transcriptional regulator: MSPDLPSAVASAVATPVDWERQRAFLAVIETGSLSAAARQLGAAQPTVRRRIEDLEAQLGVALFTRSPSGLTPTPLGQELAQHARAMALAAASLARAASAEADAASGAVRITASEVVGLEVLPPILATLREAHPGLVFELALTNRSEDLLRREADIAVRMVRPTQEALVAKRIGNIPLGLHAHRRLLDAWGRPTTLDEAQRLPLIGYESETTLVRALKAMGLDLRLDAFTFRTDSDVAQLAAIRAGLGLGVCQSGLAIRDPMLERVLPEVFNFDLETFVVTHEDLKDVRRVRLVFDALVAGLTAYAKLGNTV; the protein is encoded by the coding sequence ATGAGCCCTGATCTTCCCTCCGCCGTCGCCAGCGCCGTGGCCACCCCTGTAGATTGGGAGCGCCAGCGCGCCTTCCTGGCCGTGATCGAGACCGGCAGCCTGTCGGCCGCCGCCCGCCAGTTGGGCGCGGCCCAGCCCACGGTGCGCCGGCGGATCGAGGACCTGGAGGCTCAGCTGGGCGTGGCGCTGTTCACCCGCTCGCCCTCGGGCCTGACGCCGACGCCGCTGGGCCAGGAGCTGGCCCAGCACGCCCGGGCCATGGCTCTGGCGGCGGCCTCGCTGGCCCGCGCCGCCTCGGCCGAGGCCGACGCCGCCTCGGGCGCGGTGCGCATCACCGCCAGCGAGGTGGTCGGCCTGGAGGTGCTGCCGCCGATCCTGGCAACCCTGCGCGAGGCCCATCCGGGCCTGGTCTTCGAGCTGGCCCTGACCAACCGCAGCGAGGACCTGCTGCGCCGCGAGGCCGACATCGCCGTGCGCATGGTCCGCCCCACCCAGGAGGCGCTGGTGGCCAAGCGGATCGGCAATATCCCGCTGGGCCTGCACGCTCATCGGCGCCTGCTGGACGCCTGGGGCCGGCCCACGACCCTGGACGAGGCCCAGCGACTGCCGCTGATCGGCTACGAGAGCGAGACGACCCTGGTGCGGGCGCTCAAGGCCATGGGCCTGGACCTGCGCCTCGACGCGTTCACCTTCCGCACCGATAGCGACGTGGCCCAGCTGGCGGCCATCCGGGCGGGCCTGGGCCTGGGGGTCTGCCAGAGCGGCCTGGCCATCCGCGACCCGATGCTGGAGCGGGTGCTGCCCGAGGTCTTCAACTTCGACCTGGAGACCTTCGTGGTCACCCACGAGGATCTGAAGGACGTGCGCCGCGTGCGCCTGGTCTTCGACGCCCTGGTCGCCGGCCTGACCGCCTATGCCAAGCTCGGAAATACAGTTTGA
- a CDS encoding TonB-dependent receptor gives MQSNTTFSRQARLWCGAAAAALLATGAHAAEVAAAPGAAAAAADTDSTSVEQVIITSQRETRSAVAMEAQQIQRVLPGASPLKAIQFLPGVVYRTADPWGNNEQNLSLFVHGFSTQQLGFTLDGVPLGDQQYGNYNGLSVSRAVTSENVSRVTLSSGAGSLGVASTSNLGGAIETFSRDPSAERGFNVRQTLGSNETSRTFVRLDSGEMGNGFKGYVSYLRQDAKAWDFDGHQRGHQVNLKLVKEDEHGELTFYADWQMKVEPNEDATAMGNQQTAAAAGYTPYTRPFIYPDLAACSSRLTGGPGTPPPAQGNNFSNCFSAAQREDIIGYLKYAWKPVEGFTWTNQLYHHYNFGRGIVAGPINTAGLPALFATYYPSLVVGTATSAATLQNIVNLMGGSGNAVRTTEYRINRTGLLSTAEWTLGDHQIKGGVWFEHNEPAQHRVWYPMTKENNDLSPYDVPRGKKALTQYFAEFYVNDVQLHLQDQWRITPKLLLQAGFKSSLQDATGKFPINQQNLPTVAVPVHYPTGSIKSNKWFLPQAGLLWDATDTEQVFVNVQQNMRQFIPYGAGSGFYGFSAWSLGTQAAFDLFKTTVKPETSWTYEVGLRSRHDVAWGPITGVEGQVNAYNVKFSNRLLNIAPYNFINPAPAILANVGDVTTKGVDVAGTLKFGDHFQLYNAVSYNESKYDQDYQSGTTIVGGVSTPVTVATGGKYVPLMPKWMNKTIARGNYGAFDAQISGDYVGKRFVTYLNDLSVKSMMLVDLQAGYTFDMADKGMVKGLRVTANVTNLFDKKGVSTAGVTSNSGGYTAFPQAPRMGFVTVSAEF, from the coding sequence ATGCAGTCCAACACGACGTTCAGCCGCCAGGCGCGGCTGTGGTGCGGCGCGGCCGCCGCGGCGCTTCTGGCCACGGGCGCGCACGCCGCCGAAGTCGCCGCCGCGCCGGGCGCCGCCGCTGCGGCCGCCGACACCGACTCGACCAGTGTCGAGCAGGTAATCATCACCAGCCAGCGCGAGACCCGCTCGGCGGTGGCCATGGAGGCCCAGCAAATCCAGCGCGTCCTGCCCGGCGCCAGCCCGCTGAAGGCCATCCAGTTCCTGCCCGGCGTCGTCTATCGGACCGCCGATCCGTGGGGCAACAACGAGCAGAACCTGTCGCTGTTCGTCCACGGCTTCTCGACCCAGCAGTTGGGCTTCACCCTGGACGGCGTGCCGCTGGGCGACCAGCAGTACGGCAACTACAACGGCCTGTCGGTGTCGCGCGCGGTGACCAGCGAGAACGTCAGCCGCGTGACCCTGTCGTCCGGCGCCGGCTCGCTGGGCGTGGCCTCGACCAGCAACCTGGGCGGCGCGATCGAGACCTTCAGCCGCGATCCGTCGGCCGAGCGCGGCTTCAACGTCCGCCAGACCCTGGGCAGCAACGAAACCAGCCGCACCTTCGTGCGCCTCGACAGCGGCGAGATGGGTAATGGCTTCAAGGGTTACGTCTCGTACCTGCGCCAGGACGCCAAGGCCTGGGACTTCGACGGCCACCAGCGCGGCCACCAGGTGAACCTCAAGCTGGTCAAGGAAGACGAGCACGGCGAGCTGACCTTCTACGCCGACTGGCAGATGAAGGTGGAGCCGAACGAGGACGCCACGGCCATGGGCAACCAGCAGACCGCCGCCGCGGCCGGCTACACGCCCTATACCCGCCCGTTCATCTATCCGGACCTGGCCGCCTGCTCCAGCCGCCTGACCGGCGGCCCCGGCACCCCGCCGCCGGCCCAGGGCAACAACTTCTCGAACTGCTTCAGCGCCGCCCAGCGCGAGGACATCATCGGCTACCTGAAATACGCCTGGAAGCCGGTCGAGGGGTTCACCTGGACCAACCAGCTGTATCACCACTACAACTTCGGCCGCGGCATCGTGGCGGGTCCGATCAACACCGCCGGCCTGCCGGCGCTGTTCGCCACCTACTATCCCAGCCTGGTGGTCGGCACGGCGACCAGCGCCGCCACCCTGCAGAACATCGTCAACCTGATGGGCGGCAGCGGCAACGCCGTGCGCACCACCGAGTACCGCATCAACCGCACGGGCCTCTTGTCGACGGCCGAGTGGACGCTGGGCGATCACCAGATCAAGGGCGGCGTCTGGTTCGAGCACAACGAACCGGCCCAGCACCGCGTCTGGTATCCGATGACCAAGGAGAACAACGACCTGTCGCCGTACGACGTGCCGCGCGGCAAGAAGGCCCTGACCCAGTACTTCGCCGAGTTCTACGTCAACGACGTGCAGCTGCACCTGCAGGACCAGTGGCGGATCACGCCCAAGCTGCTGCTGCAGGCCGGCTTCAAGTCCAGCCTGCAGGACGCCACCGGCAAGTTCCCGATCAACCAGCAGAACCTGCCGACCGTGGCCGTGCCGGTCCATTATCCGACCGGCTCGATCAAGTCGAACAAGTGGTTCCTGCCGCAGGCCGGCCTGCTGTGGGACGCCACCGACACCGAGCAGGTGTTCGTCAACGTCCAGCAGAACATGCGCCAGTTCATCCCGTATGGCGCGGGCAGCGGCTTCTACGGCTTCTCGGCCTGGAGCCTGGGCACCCAGGCGGCCTTCGACCTGTTCAAGACGACGGTGAAGCCGGAAACCTCGTGGACCTATGAAGTGGGTCTGCGCAGCCGCCACGACGTGGCCTGGGGCCCGATCACCGGCGTCGAGGGCCAAGTCAACGCCTACAACGTCAAGTTCAGCAACCGCCTGCTGAACATCGCGCCCTACAACTTCATCAACCCGGCGCCGGCCATCCTGGCCAATGTCGGCGACGTGACCACCAAGGGCGTCGACGTGGCCGGCACCCTGAAGTTCGGCGACCACTTCCAGCTCTACAACGCCGTCTCGTACAACGAGTCCAAGTACGACCAGGACTACCAGTCGGGCACGACGATCGTCGGCGGCGTCTCCACCCCGGTCACGGTCGCCACCGGCGGCAAGTACGTGCCGCTGATGCCCAAGTGGATGAACAAGACCATCGCCCGCGGGAACTACGGCGCCTTCGACGCCCAGATCAGCGGCGACTATGTCGGCAAGCGCTTCGTGACCTACCTGAACGACCTCTCGGTCAAGTCGATGATGCTGGTCGACCTGCAGGCCGGCTACACCTTCGACATGGCCGACAAGGGCATGGTGAAGGGCCTGCGCGTCACCGCCAACGTCACCAACCTGTTCGACAAGAAGGGCGTCTCGACGGCCGGCGTGACCAGCAACTCGGGCGGCTACACGGCCTTCCCGCAGGCCCCGCGCATGGGCTTCGTGACGGTGTCGGCGGAGTTCTAG
- the epmA gene encoding EF-P lysine aminoacylase EpmA: MPSSPTASWWRADVHADRRPFLLARNRITKAFRAWFEGQGFEEVEAAALQVSPGNEAHLHAFATEAMTISGEASPLYLHTSPEFACKKLLAAGEEKIFSLGKVWRNRERGPLHHPEFTMLEWYRAGQPYQTLMDDCATLLALAAETAGTTRFDFRGMACDPFAPPERLSVAEAFDRHAGVDLLASVAPDGSTDRDALAAAARAAGIRVAEDDGWADIFSRIIVEKVEPRLGEGRATVLCEYPISEAALARPKDADPRVAERFELYACGVELANAFGELTDPAEQRRRFRIEMDEKARIYGERYPIDEDFLAALASMPEASGSALGFDRLVLLATGARRIEDVVWTPVAGSA, from the coding sequence TTGCCCTCATCCCCGACCGCATCCTGGTGGCGCGCCGACGTCCACGCCGACCGCCGCCCGTTCCTGCTGGCCCGCAACCGGATCACCAAGGCGTTCCGCGCCTGGTTCGAGGGGCAGGGCTTCGAGGAGGTCGAGGCCGCCGCCCTGCAGGTCTCGCCCGGCAACGAGGCCCACCTGCACGCCTTCGCCACGGAGGCCATGACGATCTCGGGCGAGGCCAGCCCGCTCTACCTGCACACCTCGCCGGAGTTCGCCTGCAAGAAGCTGCTGGCGGCCGGCGAGGAGAAGATCTTCAGCCTGGGCAAGGTGTGGCGCAATCGCGAGCGCGGACCGCTGCACCATCCCGAGTTCACGATGCTGGAGTGGTACCGGGCCGGACAGCCCTACCAGACCCTGATGGACGACTGCGCGACCCTGCTGGCCCTGGCGGCCGAGACGGCGGGGACCACGCGCTTCGACTTCCGGGGCATGGCCTGCGACCCGTTCGCCCCGCCCGAGCGGCTGTCGGTGGCCGAGGCTTTCGACCGCCACGCCGGCGTCGACCTGCTGGCCAGCGTCGCCCCGGACGGTTCGACGGACCGCGACGCCCTGGCCGCCGCCGCCCGCGCCGCCGGGATCCGGGTGGCCGAGGACGACGGCTGGGCCGACATCTTCAGCCGGATCATCGTCGAGAAGGTCGAGCCGCGCCTGGGCGAAGGTCGCGCCACCGTCCTGTGCGAATATCCGATCAGCGAGGCGGCGCTTGCCCGGCCGAAGGACGCCGACCCGCGCGTGGCCGAGCGCTTCGAGCTCTATGCGTGTGGCGTCGAGCTGGCCAACGCCTTCGGGGAACTGACCGACCCGGCCGAGCAGCGCCGCCGGTTCAGGATCGAGATGGACGAGAAGGCGCGGATCTACGGCGAGCGCTATCCGATCGACGAAGACTTCCTGGCCGCCCTGGCGTCCATGCCCGAGGCCTCGGGCTCGGCCCTGGGCTTCGACCGCCTGGTCCTGCTGGCCACCGGCGCGCGGCGGATCGAGGATGTGGTGTGGACGCCGGTCGCGGGGTCGGCCTAG
- a CDS encoding lysine-2,3-aminomutase-like protein yields the protein MTPVKTLRDTRSLVEAGLVPPERLPALEAVAARYAVAITPAMAELIDPANANDPIARQFVPASEEMIASPGEDGDPIGDTAHSPVEGIVHRYPDRVLLKPTHTCAVYCRFCFRREMVGPEGLSNLTPAQLDAAFAYIADRPEIWEVIVTGGDPFVLSPRRIAALMDRLEAIDHVKIVRFHTRVPAVDPDAVTDDLIAALKRTTKTVYVALHANHARELTPAARAACARIVDAGVPMLSQTVLLRGVNDNPVVLADLMRTFVETRIRPYYLHHGDHAPGTAHLRTTLAEGQAIMKALRGTVSGLAQPTYVLDIPGGHGKVPVGPNYVAEGEVEDPNGVVRSYPPEG from the coding sequence ATGACCCCCGTGAAGACCCTCCGCGACACCCGGTCCCTGGTCGAGGCCGGGCTGGTCCCGCCCGAGCGCCTGCCGGCGCTGGAGGCGGTGGCGGCGCGCTACGCGGTGGCCATCACGCCGGCGATGGCCGAGCTGATCGATCCGGCCAACGCCAACGACCCGATCGCCCGCCAGTTCGTCCCCGCGTCCGAGGAAATGATCGCCAGCCCCGGCGAAGACGGCGACCCGATCGGCGACACTGCCCACAGCCCGGTCGAGGGGATCGTCCACCGCTATCCCGACCGGGTGCTGCTGAAACCCACCCACACCTGCGCGGTCTATTGCCGGTTCTGCTTCCGGCGCGAGATGGTCGGGCCCGAGGGGCTGTCGAACTTGACGCCGGCCCAGCTGGACGCGGCCTTCGCCTATATCGCCGACCGGCCCGAGATCTGGGAGGTGATCGTCACCGGCGGCGACCCCTTCGTGCTGTCGCCCCGTCGCATCGCCGCGCTGATGGACCGGCTGGAGGCGATCGACCACGTCAAGATCGTCCGCTTCCACACCCGCGTCCCGGCGGTCGATCCCGACGCCGTCACCGACGACCTGATCGCGGCGCTGAAGCGCACGACCAAGACGGTCTATGTCGCCCTGCACGCCAACCACGCCCGCGAGCTGACGCCCGCCGCCCGCGCCGCCTGCGCCCGGATCGTCGACGCCGGCGTCCCGATGCTGAGCCAGACCGTCCTGCTGCGCGGGGTCAACGATAATCCAGTCGTGCTGGCCGATCTGATGCGGACGTTCGTCGAGACGCGGATCCGGCCCTACTACCTGCATCACGGCGACCACGCCCCCGGCACGGCCCACCTGCGCACCACCCTGGCCGAGGGCCAGGCGATCATGAAGGCCCTGCGCGGGACGGTCTCCGGCCTGGCCCAGCCGACCTATGTCCTCGACATCCCGGGCGGTCACGGCAAGGTCCCGGTCGGTCCGAACTACGTGGCCGAGGGCGAGGTCGAGGATCCCAACGGCGTCGTCCGTTCGTATCCGCCCGAGGGCTGA
- the efp gene encoding elongation factor P, whose product MKVAASSLRKGAVVDMDGKLYVVLTVDNIHPGKGTPVTQLNMRRISDGVKVSERYRTTEQVERAFVDQRNHTFLYQDGEGFHFMNPETYDQLVATEEVIGDAAPYLQENMTVQLSTHNDVPIAIELPRTVVLEIVDTEPSVKGQTASSSYKPAVLSNGVKTTVPPYITVGTRVIILTEDNSYQERAKD is encoded by the coding sequence GTGAAGGTCGCAGCCAGCTCGCTCCGCAAAGGCGCCGTCGTCGATATGGACGGCAAGCTCTACGTCGTCCTGACGGTCGACAACATCCACCCCGGCAAGGGCACCCCGGTGACCCAGCTGAACATGCGCCGCATCTCGGACGGCGTGAAGGTTTCGGAGCGCTACCGCACGACCGAGCAGGTCGAACGCGCCTTCGTCGACCAGCGCAACCACACCTTCCTGTACCAGGACGGCGAGGGCTTCCACTTCATGAACCCGGAAACCTACGACCAGCTCGTGGCGACCGAAGAGGTGATCGGCGACGCCGCGCCCTACCTGCAGGAGAACATGACGGTCCAGCTGTCGACCCACAACGACGTGCCGATCGCCATCGAACTGCCGCGCACCGTAGTCCTCGAGATCGTCGACACCGAACCGTCGGTGAAGGGCCAGACCGCGTCGTCGTCCTACAAGCCGGCCGTGCTCAGCAACGGCGTCAAGACGACCGTCCCGCCGTACATCACCGTGGGCACTCGGGTGATCATCCTGACGGAAGACAACAGCTACCAGGAACGCGCCAAGGACTAA
- a CDS encoding beta strand repeat-containing protein, which produces MVAINSDASVLSSLTPAKIASLTSAALADAPPSEFAKLTKAQVAAISVTAISGMTAEQFAAFSPSQVTALTTAQLPRLSATVAFSANQLVVLNQAQMQSLSRTTVAGLSTQALDGLATTQMAAMTATAVSALSQDQVRSLSLAQVRALSAAQLRGLSATDIGEFSRDQFGSLSNSQVSALASSQVTLLSAEQIGALDATQFSNLSVAALRGLSPSAVALTNPGQWSRATALQLSALNADQLKAMVPGRLAVLTATQVKALSPVELGKAGATVLDALTPTQLASLSGAHTAALSVTTITSLTPTQLAALDPQAVGGLSATGFAALDAEQVGVLSASQIARLRTDQLKALDGEDFNEFTRAQLKAFTAAQIRDLPPERLAELSDAAFGALTPTQIKALTPLQLKALSVSDVGAMSPEQVGALSPGQVSALSGTQLATLRSVSALTPAQFQGITAAQLKIFTPSDIARLSTTELGALTAVQITGLTPEVLSALNATQTARLSAVQMKGLTTTQLLGLSDTDVGDFNTTQIGALDGTQVSALIDHLSAAAVGNLNVAQVNKLSATALAGLTDAQVAALSPTQLRALSNDQIGKAPSDLVAALSPTQIGALTAGQIGALSVTGLAALSTEGLQRLDAAQIRGLTATQVRSLAPATFAVLSATQVAALTTAQVGALSSTLVGELTPTQWAGLTPTQVQGLSTTQLATLDATDLGGLTSGQWTALRATQVAALSATAVAGLESGRLAQLTPAQIGGLSSTAVSALDATHVAALSTSQIGALTATQLRGLTPEDMAELSATQVGAIAPGQLAALPATDVSALSPTQLAALTATQLKAMAPSQISALRPSQTPGLSASQLAALTSVQLGALSVDVLPALDATQVGALASTQLAGLSTTQAGSLTGAQLAALATTQVGGLSSGFLSALSATAFAAFSATQVARLSTTQVQSLTTTQVGSLSTTDFGELTTTQVAALTGAQIGALSATNLGSLSTTAIAGLSAAQFAGLTTTQMAGLPDSAFQGRLGQLTATQMAGLSTTLIAGLSNSDLASLSAAQIGALTPTAFAALGASRLPSLATTQVAGLSTTIVASLDAAAFGALSESQVAALSAGQMGAVRGEILSALDATQFARLTATQVRGLTATQIERFNAADIGDFTTTQVAALGAAQLEGFSAADISALNVTQVAAMTVGQIAALSPVQVRGLSATDIGEFNKTQVAALTTGQIGALSLTALAGLNEEQFGGLTATQVRGFTNEQLTAFGAEGLARLSGAQLGALTTTQVGQLPRVAIQSLSATQIGQIMPSQIAGFTGEQIAAFAPSQLSQLSRAQVNKLTAAQLDAMNRAQLEAIGL; this is translated from the coding sequence ATGGTGGCCATCAATTCCGACGCGTCGGTCCTGTCGAGCCTGACTCCGGCCAAGATCGCGTCCCTGACCAGCGCCGCCCTGGCCGATGCGCCGCCATCCGAGTTCGCCAAGCTGACCAAGGCCCAGGTGGCGGCCATCTCGGTCACCGCGATCAGCGGCATGACCGCCGAGCAGTTCGCCGCCTTCTCGCCCAGCCAGGTCACGGCCCTGACCACGGCCCAGCTGCCGCGCCTGTCGGCCACCGTCGCCTTCAGCGCCAACCAGCTGGTGGTCCTGAACCAGGCCCAGATGCAGTCGCTGTCGCGCACGACGGTCGCGGGCCTCAGCACCCAGGCGCTGGACGGGCTGGCCACCACCCAGATGGCGGCCATGACCGCCACGGCCGTGTCGGCCCTGTCGCAGGACCAGGTGCGCAGCCTATCCCTGGCCCAGGTCCGCGCGCTGAGCGCCGCGCAGCTGCGCGGCCTGTCGGCCACCGACATCGGCGAGTTCAGCCGCGACCAGTTCGGGTCCCTGAGCAACAGCCAGGTGTCGGCGCTGGCCTCCAGCCAGGTCACCCTGCTGTCGGCCGAGCAGATCGGCGCCCTGGACGCCACCCAGTTCTCCAACCTGTCGGTCGCCGCCCTGCGCGGCCTGTCCCCCAGCGCCGTCGCCCTGACCAATCCCGGCCAGTGGAGCCGCGCCACCGCCCTGCAGCTGTCGGCCCTGAACGCCGACCAGTTGAAGGCCATGGTTCCCGGCCGCCTGGCGGTGCTGACCGCGACCCAGGTCAAGGCGCTCTCGCCCGTCGAACTGGGCAAGGCCGGCGCGACCGTGCTGGACGCCCTGACCCCGACCCAGCTGGCGAGCCTGTCCGGCGCCCATACCGCCGCCCTGTCGGTGACGACGATCACCAGCCTGACCCCGACCCAGCTGGCCGCCCTGGACCCGCAGGCCGTGGGCGGCCTGTCGGCGACCGGCTTCGCGGCGCTGGACGCCGAGCAGGTGGGCGTGCTCAGCGCCAGCCAGATCGCCCGCCTGCGCACCGACCAGCTGAAGGCCCTGGACGGCGAGGACTTCAACGAGTTCACCCGCGCCCAGCTGAAGGCCTTCACCGCCGCCCAAATCCGTGACCTGCCGCCCGAGCGGCTGGCCGAGCTGTCCGACGCGGCGTTCGGCGCCCTGACCCCCACCCAGATCAAGGCCCTGACGCCGCTGCAGCTGAAGGCCCTGTCGGTCAGCGACGTCGGGGCCATGTCGCCCGAACAGGTCGGCGCCCTCAGCCCCGGCCAGGTAAGCGCGCTGTCGGGAACCCAGCTGGCCACCCTGCGAAGCGTCTCGGCCCTGACCCCGGCCCAGTTCCAGGGGATCACGGCCGCCCAGCTGAAGATCTTCACGCCCAGCGACATCGCGCGGCTGAGCACCACCGAGCTGGGGGCCCTGACCGCCGTCCAGATCACCGGCCTGACGCCCGAGGTGCTGTCGGCCCTGAACGCCACCCAGACCGCGCGCCTGTCGGCGGTGCAGATGAAGGGCCTGACCACCACCCAGCTGCTGGGGCTGTCCGACACCGACGTGGGGGATTTCAACACCACCCAGATCGGCGCGCTGGACGGGACCCAGGTCAGCGCCCTGATCGATCACCTGTCGGCCGCGGCGGTGGGCAATCTGAACGTGGCCCAGGTCAACAAGCTGTCGGCCACCGCCCTGGCCGGCCTGACCGACGCCCAGGTGGCGGCGCTGAGCCCCACCCAGCTGCGCGCCCTGTCCAACGACCAGATCGGCAAGGCCCCCTCCGACCTGGTCGCGGCCCTCAGCCCGACCCAGATCGGCGCCCTGACCGCCGGCCAGATCGGCGCCCTGTCGGTGACCGGCCTGGCCGCGCTCAGCACCGAAGGCCTGCAACGGCTGGACGCCGCCCAGATCCGCGGCCTGACCGCCACCCAGGTCAGGAGCCTGGCGCCCGCCACCTTCGCCGTGCTCAGCGCCACCCAGGTCGCCGCCCTGACCACCGCCCAGGTGGGCGCGCTGTCGTCGACCCTGGTCGGCGAGCTGACCCCCACCCAATGGGCCGGCCTGACGCCGACCCAGGTCCAGGGCCTGTCGACCACCCAGCTGGCCACGCTGGACGCCACGGACCTGGGCGGCCTGACCAGCGGCCAATGGACCGCCTTGCGCGCGACCCAGGTGGCGGCCTTGTCGGCCACCGCCGTGGCCGGGCTGGAGAGCGGTCGCCTGGCCCAGCTGACCCCGGCCCAGATCGGCGGCCTGTCGTCCACCGCCGTCTCGGCCCTGGACGCCACCCACGTCGCGGCGCTGTCGACCAGCCAGATCGGCGCCCTGACCGCCACCCAGCTGCGCGGCCTGACGCCCGAGGACATGGCCGAACTCAGCGCCACCCAAGTCGGGGCCATCGCGCCCGGCCAGCTGGCCGCCCTGCCCGCCACCGACGTGTCGGCGCTGAGCCCGACCCAGCTGGCCGCCCTGACCGCGACCCAGCTGAAGGCCATGGCGCCGTCGCAGATCTCGGCGCTGCGCCCGTCGCAGACGCCAGGCCTGTCGGCCAGCCAGCTGGCGGCCCTGACCTCGGTGCAGCTGGGGGCGCTGTCGGTCGACGTGCTGCCGGCCCTGGACGCCACCCAGGTCGGCGCCCTGGCCTCCACCCAGCTGGCCGGCCTGTCGACCACCCAGGCGGGCAGCCTGACCGGCGCGCAGCTGGCGGCCCTGGCCACGACCCAGGTCGGCGGCCTGTCCAGCGGCTTCCTGTCGGCCCTGTCCGCCACCGCCTTCGCCGCCTTCAGCGCCACCCAGGTCGCGCGGCTGTCGACCACCCAGGTCCAGAGCCTGACCACCACCCAGGTCGGATCGCTGTCGACCACCGACTTCGGCGAGCTGACGACGACCCAGGTCGCGGCCCTGACCGGCGCCCAGATCGGGGCGCTGTCGGCGACGAACCTGGGAAGCCTGTCGACCACGGCCATCGCCGGCCTGTCGGCGGCGCAGTTCGCGGGCCTGACCACGACCCAGATGGCCGGCCTGCCCGACAGCGCGTTCCAGGGGCGCCTGGGCCAGCTGACCGCCACCCAGATGGCGGGCCTGTCGACCACCCTGATCGCCGGCCTCTCCAACAGCGACCTGGCCAGCCTGAGCGCCGCCCAGATCGGCGCCCTGACGCCGACGGCCTTCGCGGCCCTGGGAGCCTCGCGCCTGCCCAGCCTGGCGACGACCCAGGTGGCGGGCCTGTCCACGACGATCGTGGCCAGCCTGGACGCCGCCGCCTTCGGGGCGCTGTCGGAAAGCCAGGTCGCGGCCCTCTCGGCCGGCCAGATGGGCGCGGTGCGCGGCGAGATCCTCTCGGCTCTGGACGCGACCCAGTTCGCCCGCCTGACCGCGACCCAGGTGCGCGGCCTGACCGCCACCCAGATCGAGCGGTTCAACGCCGCCGACATCGGCGACTTCACCACCACCCAGGTCGCGGCCCTGGGCGCGGCGCAGCTGGAAGGCTTCTCGGCCGCCGACATCTCGGCCCTGAACGTGACCCAGGTGGCGGCCATGACGGTCGGCCAGATCGCCGCCCTGTCGCCGGTCCAGGTGCGCGGCCTGTCGGCGACCGACATCGGCGAGTTCAACAAGACCCAGGTCGCCGCCCTGACCACCGGCCAGATCGGCGCGCTGTCGCTGACGGCGCTGGCCGGCCTGAACGAGGAGCAGTTCGGCGGCCTGACCGCGACCCAGGTGCGCGGCTTCACCAACGAGCAGCTGACCGCCTTCGGGGCCGAGGGCCTGGCCCGGCTGTCGGGCGCCCAGCTGGGGGCCCTGACCACCACCCAGGTCGGCCAGCTGCCCCGGGTGGCGATCCAGAGCCTGAGCGCGACCCAGATCGGCCAGATCATGCCCAGCCAGATCGCCGGCTTCACCGGCGAGCAGATCGCCGCCTTCGCGCCCTCGCAACTGAGCCAGCTGTCCCGCGCCCAGGTCAACAAGCTGACCGCCGCCCAGCTGGACGCCATGAACCGCGCGCAGCTGGAGGCGATCGGGCTGTAG